A stretch of Desulfobacter hydrogenophilus DNA encodes these proteins:
- a CDS encoding polysaccharide deacetylase family protein yields the protein MRYCLLTNDVETTSIWFNALRDETGLKVLNEGMPLLLDIYRRFNIKTTFFFTGYMAGLFPEVVKMVLKDGHEVGSHGKSHLPENGFDVMPFEKQKQHLAYTKKLLEDISGQEVISFRAPALRVGEHTARALVETGHRIDSSVASQRFDFFLSFGGFKKLKWLLAPRAAYRTSLESIFKKGNSPLVEVPLSAFFLPYVGTTMRIFPGITSLQRWGFHGETLLTGKPVVFDIHPNEFINESDQKRVIGKRSKNPVTHLLKDVIRSKLKVKNLGPGAMPLYERKIKFYKSRGYAFIPVRDYCENQELL from the coding sequence ATGCGTTATTGCCTTTTAACCAATGATGTTGAAACCACATCCATCTGGTTTAACGCATTGCGGGATGAAACCGGCTTGAAAGTTCTCAACGAAGGCATGCCCCTTCTTTTGGATATCTACAGGCGGTTCAATATCAAAACCACTTTTTTCTTTACCGGTTATATGGCAGGACTATTTCCGGAAGTGGTGAAAATGGTATTGAAAGACGGACATGAAGTAGGGTCCCATGGCAAGTCACATTTGCCGGAAAACGGCTTTGATGTGATGCCGTTTGAGAAACAAAAACAGCATCTGGCATATACCAAAAAGCTTCTTGAGGATATTTCCGGCCAGGAGGTCATATCATTTCGCGCCCCTGCACTTAGGGTGGGTGAACATACTGCAAGGGCCTTGGTCGAAACCGGCCATCGGATCGACAGTTCGGTGGCATCACAACGGTTTGATTTTTTTCTTTCCTTTGGCGGGTTCAAAAAGCTCAAATGGTTGTTAGCTCCCCGGGCAGCCTATCGCACTTCATTGGAATCTATTTTTAAAAAAGGAAACAGCCCTTTGGTGGAAGTGCCGCTTTCTGCTTTTTTCCTGCCTTATGTGGGCACGACCATGCGAATTTTTCCCGGGATTACCTCATTGCAGCGCTGGGGTTTTCACGGGGAAACCCTGTTGACGGGAAAGCCGGTTGTTTTTGATATTCATCCCAATGAATTTATAAATGAATCCGATCAGAAAAGAGTAATCGGCAAACGGTCTAAAAATCCGGTCACGCATTTGCTCAAGGATGTGATACGCTCCAAGCTTAAAGTAAAGAATCTGGGGCCCGGGGCAATGCCATTATATGAGCGAAAAATAAAGTTTTATAAATCAAGGGGATATGCGTTTATTCCTGTACGGGACTATTGTGAAAATCAGGAGTTGCTGTGA
- a CDS encoding AbrB/MazE/SpoVT family DNA-binding domain-containing protein, producing MIVTIDKRGSISLPVAIRKELGITHGSHLELTIKPGGALVLQPVEFYKTIRLNASGLEKLKDARSSEECRLPDWFEEERDNAGVDSE from the coding sequence ATGATCGTTACCATAGACAAAAGAGGCAGCATAAGCCTGCCGGTGGCCATTAGAAAAGAACTTGGCATTACACATGGAAGTCATCTCGAGCTCACGATAAAGCCAGGAGGCGCCCTGGTTCTTCAACCGGTCGAATTTTACAAGACAATTAGGCTTAATGCATCCGGTTTAGAAAAACTCAAGGATGCCCGGTCTTCGGAAGAATGCAGACTGCCGGATTGGTTTGAAGAGGAGCGAGACAATGCCGGAGTTGATTCCGAATAA
- a CDS encoding toxin HicA, producing MSQIEKILNEIYKNSANVKFTDLCRVCEHYFGKARQSGSSHRIYKTPWQGDPRVNIQNSKGKAKIYQVKQVIKAIEKLEVESDTTK from the coding sequence ATGAGCCAAATTGAAAAAATATTAAATGAGATTTACAAAAATTCAGCCAACGTGAAATTCACAGATTTATGCCGGGTTTGTGAACATTATTTTGGAAAGGCTCGTCAATCTGGTAGTAGCCATCGAATATATAAAACACCATGGCAGGGTGACCCTCGGGTGAATATTCAAAACAGCAAAGGAAAAGCCAAAATCTATCAGGTTAAGCAAGTTATCAAAGCTATTGAAAAATTGGAGGTAGAAAGTGACACTACAAAATGA
- a CDS encoding sulfotransferase family protein — protein sequence MNKIDTKTRRLVLKVLSHSLMPAGRLFQGVSVKDLLCLDTARTGIVFIVGAPRTGTTLFYQILTNLLDVGYLSNLSNLFYHSLFSGMVLHDRVYGNRPHNNFTSDSGRTRGLISVNESGKFWYQWYPKNVCSLTNDMLSGIDFSSMVNTIRNIQHRLKKPLVFKNQTNSQRVASLAKLFPDSVFVHVVRDPLPVAGSIIRHRKRFLGSVDKWYSIKPDNYEQIKDLGYVDQVVHQLHGVDRMIEHALQGLDPKRSLKVDYEDICRSWPDVVSEVKKRLELFGPVQERRGALSPEIRFEGAPVEKDDVDIMIEKKIRQIYG from the coding sequence ATGAATAAAATCGATACCAAAACCAGACGGCTTGTTCTCAAGGTGCTTAGCCATTCGTTGATGCCCGCAGGTCGCCTGTTTCAGGGGGTAAGCGTCAAGGACCTGTTGTGTTTAGATACCGCCCGCACCGGCATCGTTTTCATTGTGGGTGCACCCAGGACCGGCACGACGTTATTTTACCAAATTTTGACCAATCTGCTTGATGTCGGGTATCTTTCCAATCTTTCCAACCTGTTTTATCATTCCCTTTTCAGTGGAATGGTGCTGCATGACCGCGTATATGGGAATAGGCCGCACAATAATTTTACCAGCGACAGCGGCCGCACCAGGGGATTGATTAGTGTAAACGAATCCGGCAAATTTTGGTATCAGTGGTATCCCAAAAATGTGTGTTCTTTGACGAATGACATGCTGTCCGGGATCGATTTTTCTTCCATGGTAAATACCATCAGAAACATTCAGCACCGGTTGAAAAAACCGCTTGTTTTCAAGAACCAGACAAACAGTCAGCGGGTGGCATCTCTGGCCAAACTCTTCCCGGACAGTGTTTTTGTCCATGTGGTCCGTGATCCTTTGCCTGTAGCCGGTTCCATTATCCGGCACAGAAAACGGTTTCTGGGATCGGTAGACAAATGGTATTCGATCAAACCGGATAACTATGAACAAATAAAAGACCTGGGTTATGTGGACCAGGTAGTCCACCAGCTTCATGGTGTGGACCGCATGATTGAACACGCCTTACAAGGACTGGATCCGAAACGATCTCTGAAGGTGGATTATGAAGATATCTGCAGATCCTGGCCGGATGTAGTGTCTGAGGTGAAAAAGAGACTGGAACTCTTTGGCCCGGTTCAGGAGCGACGAGGCGCGCTTTCACCTGAAATCAGATTTGAAGGCGCGCCGGTTGAAAAAGATGACGTGGATATAATGATAGAAAAAAAAATAAGGCAGATATATGGTTGA
- a CDS encoding sugar transferase, producing MANNTQNLKLTTFRLIWVDFILIGLSFFVINHTKRDSFHLPEGYGRLLVLFYLCWVLSGLVGKKFLPGEYRGYLKSARVLLKSGLYLTYMIVFLVVMLGLSQYSRVQVLATCGMLFLVEIVIWSAGYRYVVPFAGPTDDPEAAADEERPAERRSPFSYRFLGLDFILLVTAFFAVYWLKQGRLALPPGYDRLGLILVGVWFGLSLAGKKFNLIGQKNLYFALWQWIKTGLFMLAVFGVLVFGFRMFQYSRLQGFGTIVVFIGLEWLALLLYFSTRKYGNAEPDIQSVGQVRKMIHQEAYDLNVDLETVRSRMMAPCTHKLRRFFESDNPSFFNFLSAHVVLQDIRCVESMVDRSCDPFTLRDDHLMLRLYVSIHKINDCRRLNAHFLQLHQMMMPGGYFAGYAHTIRTHRDWIYGKYPRQLAHVVYLLDFMVHRVIPKLPWVQKVYFAVTKGKNRVISQAEVLGRLCFCGFEIVATENISNRLHFIARKVKTSSLDRSPTYGPLVALKRSGFGGGVVNTYKFRTMHPYSEYLQQYMYDLNGLQKGGKIENDFRMTTWGKVMRKLWIDELPMFYNWFKGDFGLVGVRPLSFQYLSLYDADLQELRKKVRPGLIPPFYADLPETFEEICDSERRYIRAFLDRPIRTQIVYFWKSFVNIAIKGARSK from the coding sequence ATGGCAAACAATACGCAAAACCTAAAGCTGACAACCTTTAGGCTGATCTGGGTGGATTTTATCCTGATCGGCCTTTCGTTTTTTGTGATCAACCATACCAAGAGAGACTCGTTTCACCTGCCGGAAGGGTATGGCCGGCTCCTGGTCCTGTTTTACCTGTGCTGGGTGCTGTCCGGTCTGGTGGGGAAAAAGTTTCTGCCGGGGGAATATCGGGGATATCTAAAAAGTGCGCGGGTGTTGCTCAAGTCCGGCTTGTATCTCACTTATATGATCGTGTTCCTGGTGGTCATGCTGGGGCTGAGTCAATATTCCCGGGTGCAGGTGCTTGCCACCTGCGGCATGCTGTTCCTGGTGGAGATAGTGATCTGGTCTGCGGGGTATCGGTATGTCGTTCCCTTTGCCGGGCCGACGGATGATCCGGAAGCGGCGGCAGACGAAGAGCGGCCGGCCGAGCGTCGTTCTCCCTTTTCATATCGGTTTCTGGGGCTGGATTTTATTCTGCTGGTGACGGCGTTTTTTGCGGTCTACTGGCTGAAGCAGGGCCGGTTGGCACTGCCGCCCGGGTATGACCGCTTGGGCCTGATCCTGGTAGGGGTGTGGTTTGGGCTTTCCCTGGCCGGGAAAAAGTTCAACCTGATCGGGCAGAAAAATCTGTACTTTGCCCTGTGGCAGTGGATCAAAACCGGGCTGTTCATGCTGGCCGTCTTTGGGGTGCTGGTGTTTGGATTTCGGATGTTCCAGTATTCCAGGCTCCAGGGCTTCGGCACCATAGTAGTGTTCATCGGGCTGGAATGGCTAGCCTTGCTGCTCTATTTTTCCACGCGCAAGTACGGTAACGCCGAGCCGGACATTCAATCGGTCGGCCAGGTCAGAAAAATGATCCACCAGGAAGCCTATGATCTGAATGTGGATCTGGAAACGGTGCGTTCGCGGATGATGGCGCCCTGTACCCATAAACTGCGGCGGTTTTTTGAGTCGGACAATCCGTCGTTTTTTAATTTTCTGTCCGCCCATGTGGTTCTGCAGGACATCCGCTGTGTGGAAAGCATGGTGGACCGGAGCTGCGATCCCTTTACCCTGAGGGATGATCACCTGATGCTGCGGCTGTATGTCAGCATTCACAAAATCAATGACTGCCGGCGGTTGAATGCCCATTTTCTTCAGCTGCACCAGATGATGATGCCCGGGGGGTATTTTGCCGGGTATGCCCATACCATCAGAACCCATAGAGATTGGATCTATGGAAAATATCCCCGGCAGCTGGCCCATGTCGTGTATTTGCTGGATTTTATGGTTCACCGGGTGATCCCCAAGCTGCCCTGGGTGCAGAAGGTGTATTTTGCCGTGACCAAGGGAAAAAACCGGGTGATCTCCCAGGCAGAGGTGCTGGGGCGGTTGTGTTTCTGCGGGTTTGAAATCGTGGCAACTGAGAATATCAGTAATCGTTTACATTTTATTGCCAGAAAGGTTAAGACATCCTCCCTGGACCGGAGTCCCACTTATGGGCCCCTGGTGGCCCTGAAGCGCTCCGGGTTTGGGGGCGGCGTTGTCAACACATATAAGTTCCGGACCATGCATCCTTATTCTGAATATCTTCAGCAGTACATGTATGATTTGAATGGCCTGCAAAAAGGGGGCAAGATCGAGAATGATTTCCGGATGACTACCTGGGGCAAGGTGATGCGCAAGCTCTGGATTGATGAGTTGCCCATGTTTTACAACTGGTTCAAGGGGGATTTCGGGCTGGTGGGGGTGCGGCCGCTGAGTTTTCAGTATCTGAGTCTGTATGATGCGGATCTGCAGGAGTTGAGAAAGAAGGTGCGGCCGGGGCTGATCCCGCCGTTTTATGCGGACCTGCCGGAGACTTTTGAGGAGATCTGCGATTCTGAGCGACGGTATATCCGGGCTTTCCTGGATCGGCCGATTAGAACACAGATTGTTTATTTCTGGAAATCCTTCGTCAATATCGCTATTAAAGGCGCTAGAAGTAAATAG
- a CDS encoding DUF354 domain-containing protein: protein MNIAFFIAHPSQYYLFKESAAQLCKKHNIILIYFEKDMISDLIKNDPYNVKTYCIKTIASNNISGTVLNLLKKEFNLYKIAKDHNIELFVGTSVAIAHVGRLLGAKSIIFTEDDVDVTHLSAKIGYPFCNHIVSPAICNLGKWEKKGVKYQGYQKLSYLHPTKFQYLNNFNINEMNFDEKFFLLRFSNLSAHHDIGIGGITDELAKKIIEILSIKGRVYISSERQLTTHFEKYKLKIDPTKIHQVLARANLLISDSQSMSVEAAMLGVPSIRFSDFSGRISVLEELEHKYCLTFGIKTSESEKLLETINELLSISSDLSAIFQTRRDIMLKDKIDVSSFITKLIDTYPRSINSLG from the coding sequence ATGAATATTGCGTTTTTTATTGCCCATCCTTCTCAATATTATTTGTTTAAAGAATCGGCTGCTCAACTTTGCAAAAAACATAATATTATTTTGATCTATTTTGAAAAAGATATGATTTCTGATCTTATTAAAAATGATCCATATAATGTCAAGACATACTGTATTAAAACAATTGCCTCGAATAATATCTCTGGGACGGTACTTAATCTGCTAAAAAAAGAATTCAATTTGTATAAGATTGCAAAAGATCATAATATTGAATTGTTTGTTGGTACATCTGTTGCGATAGCCCACGTAGGAAGACTTTTAGGTGCAAAAAGCATTATTTTTACAGAAGATGATGTTGATGTTACTCACTTAAGTGCAAAAATCGGATATCCTTTTTGCAATCATATTGTATCACCAGCGATATGTAATTTGGGAAAATGGGAAAAAAAGGGTGTGAAATATCAAGGATACCAAAAACTTTCATATTTACATCCAACAAAATTTCAATACCTAAATAATTTTAATATCAATGAAATGAATTTTGATGAGAAGTTTTTTTTGCTTAGATTTTCCAACCTTTCTGCTCATCACGATATCGGTATTGGTGGAATTACTGATGAATTGGCCAAAAAAATTATCGAAATTTTATCTATAAAAGGAAGAGTATATATTTCTTCTGAAAGACAGTTAACCACACACTTTGAAAAATATAAACTAAAAATTGATCCGACCAAGATACACCAAGTGCTTGCCAGAGCAAATTTACTGATAAGCGATAGTCAGAGTATGTCAGTAGAAGCTGCAATGCTTGGGGTACCTTCGATCCGTTTCAGTGATTTTTCAGGAAGAATCAGCGTATTGGAAGAACTGGAACATAAGTACTGCCTTACTTTTGGAATTAAAACAAGCGAATCAGAAAAACTTCTTGAAACAATCAATGAATTGCTGAGTATATCGTCCGATCTTTCCGCGATATTTCAAACCCGCCGAGATATTATGTTGAAGGATAAGATAGATGTCAGCTCATTTATAACAAAGTTGATTGATACCTATCCAAGGAGTATCAATAGTTTAGGCTGA
- a CDS encoding VanZ family protein, translating to MMRLRTLLGLYLVFLVVMVVVPLGELNTTLTDTFVFELRLDYLVHGLVFLPVPVLWCLGFPGHPIWAVVLVSLALAVGLEGVQYLLPWRAWNVNDAIGNSAGLILGAGCEMIRKWANQGF from the coding sequence ATGATGAGACTCAGGACATTGTTGGGGTTGTATCTGGTTTTTCTGGTGGTGATGGTAGTTGTGCCGCTGGGAGAGTTGAATACGACGTTGACGGATACGTTTGTATTTGAGCTGCGGCTGGATTATCTGGTGCATGGGCTGGTGTTTCTGCCGGTGCCGGTGTTGTGGTGTCTAGGGTTTCCCGGGCATCCGATCTGGGCGGTGGTATTGGTAAGCCTGGCCCTTGCCGTGGGCTTGGAAGGGGTTCAATATCTGCTGCCCTGGCGGGCCTGGAATGTGAACGATGCCATCGGTAATAGTGCTGGGTTGATCCTGGGGGCTGGATGCGAAATGATCCGGAAATGGGCGAATCAAGGTTTTTAA
- a CDS encoding type II toxin-antitoxin system HicB family antitoxin — MTLQNDHYTYRVTWSPEDEEYIGLCAEFPSLSWLAESPESALKGIRRTVELVIKDMKNNDEKIPLPIASKNYSGKFMVRVPPKVHRNLAIQAAESGVSINRLVSSRLSH, encoded by the coding sequence GTGACACTACAAAATGATCATTATACATATAGAGTTACCTGGTCTCCTGAGGACGAAGAATATATCGGCTTATGCGCTGAATTCCCAAGTTTAAGTTGGCTCGCCGAATCTCCTGAATCTGCATTAAAAGGTATTCGTAGGACAGTGGAATTGGTAATTAAAGATATGAAAAATAATGATGAAAAGATTCCCCTACCAATTGCTTCTAAAAATTACAGCGGTAAGTTTATGGTTCGTGTTCCACCAAAAGTTCATAGAAATTTAGCAATTCAAGCAGCAGAGTCAGGGGTAAGCATAAATAGGCTCGTCAGTTCTCGTCTTAGCCATTAA
- the wecB gene encoding non-hydrolyzing UDP-N-acetylglucosamine 2-epimerase gives MPDTIKISTIIGARPQFIKAATVSRAISVHNAAIPRSVSGPLLHETIIHTGQHFDANMSEVFFRELEIPAPDYNLGIGGGSHGRNTGRMIEAIEDVLLKETPDWVLVYGDTDSTLAGALAAAKLHIPVAHVEAGLRSYNRAMPEEINRILTDQLSTILFCPTRTAEANLAKEGFPHRLSSDTVQQICNVGDVMYDAALFYAVKAEKHSRIMQTLGLTPKGFVLATIHRAENTDYPERLAAIMAALEQIAKEIPVVLPLHPRTRKCLENMGGACNDPQNSPVRFVDPVGYLDMVMLEKNARVIITDSGGVQKEAYFHGVPCVTVREETEWVELVEAGVNVLAGSDTQHVVQAFQQLINKFFVTDMLYGNGNSAEKIVDILNT, from the coding sequence ATGCCTGATACAATCAAAATATCCACCATTATTGGGGCTCGCCCCCAATTCATCAAGGCGGCCACAGTGTCCCGGGCCATCAGCGTTCACAATGCCGCCATCCCTCGCAGTGTTTCCGGCCCCTTGCTCCACGAAACCATCATCCACACAGGCCAGCACTTTGATGCCAACATGTCCGAGGTTTTTTTCCGGGAGCTGGAAATTCCTGCGCCGGATTATAACCTGGGAATCGGCGGAGGGTCTCATGGCCGGAACACCGGACGAATGATTGAGGCCATAGAAGATGTGTTGTTGAAAGAAACGCCGGACTGGGTTCTGGTCTACGGCGACACCGATTCCACTCTGGCCGGTGCCCTTGCCGCAGCCAAATTGCATATTCCGGTGGCCCATGTGGAGGCCGGACTGCGATCCTATAACCGGGCCATGCCCGAGGAGATCAACCGCATCCTCACGGACCAGTTGAGTACCATCCTGTTCTGCCCCACCCGGACGGCGGAAGCCAACCTTGCCAAAGAAGGGTTTCCCCACCGGCTTTCATCCGACACCGTGCAGCAGATATGCAATGTGGGGGATGTTATGTATGACGCGGCCCTGTTTTATGCAGTCAAGGCCGAAAAACACAGCCGGATTATGCAAACCCTGGGACTGACCCCCAAAGGATTTGTCCTGGCCACCATTCACCGGGCCGAAAACACGGACTACCCGGAACGGCTGGCCGCCATCATGGCGGCCTTGGAACAGATCGCCAAAGAGATCCCGGTGGTGCTGCCCCTGCATCCCCGGACCCGGAAGTGCCTGGAAAACATGGGGGGGGCATGCAATGACCCGCAGAATTCGCCGGTTCGGTTTGTCGACCCAGTGGGCTACCTGGACATGGTCATGCTGGAAAAAAACGCCCGGGTGATCATCACCGATTCCGGCGGGGTTCAGAAAGAGGCGTATTTTCATGGTGTGCCGTGTGTGACGGTGCGGGAGGAGACTGAATGGGTCGAGCTGGTGGAGGCCGGAGTGAATGTGCTGGCGGGTTCTGACACACAACACGTTGTCCAAGCGTTTCAACAATTGATAAATAAATTTTTTGTCACTGATATGCTCTATGGAAATGGAAATAGTGCTGAAAAAATAGTTGACATATTGAATACATAA
- a CDS encoding type II toxin-antitoxin system PemK/MazF family toxin, with translation MTSFRRGDIALVVFPNSDLRTAKKRPVIIVDSDDLATGLSQRIVAMVSSNLQRANHPSRVLVRLDSEEGKCSGLLFDSVIMTDNLATIMTHECQLPLLNQRFRRGL, from the coding sequence ATGACAAGCTTTAGGCGAGGTGATATTGCTTTGGTGGTCTTTCCAAATTCTGATTTAAGGACTGCTAAGAAACGTCCGGTTATCATTGTGGATTCAGACGATTTGGCTACAGGTCTTTCTCAACGCATTGTGGCCATGGTCAGCAGTAATTTACAGCGGGCCAACCACCCGAGCCGGGTTTTGGTACGTCTTGACAGCGAAGAGGGGAAATGTTCGGGTTTGCTTTTCGACTCAGTGATCATGACGGACAATCTCGCAACGATCATGACTCATGAATGTCAACTACCCCTCCTGAATCAGAGATTCAGAAGGGGCTTGTAA
- a CDS encoding methionyl-tRNA formyltransferase, with amino-acid sequence MKIHIITMEDPVYTLDFIKEIIKARKNDIVGVTIAKGNRLKIGSQRSKIVYLCSLFLIMGVSGFLRYALQTFNYKIRKKMPFVENSSLADFAARQGIPVDYTDNPNAPDYLAQIKQKAPDVIINQSQFIIKKELLSIAPLGMLNRHNALLPKNRGRLTPFWVLYKGEKETGVSIHFVDQGIDSGLIVVQKKFPVAHRESFNSLVKKNYYWAPKAMLEALDKLEAGDTNFIENPDSLATYNTVPTLGQAWEYRMRRLWDRVSGDGVAE; translated from the coding sequence GTGAAAATACATATTATTACCATGGAAGATCCGGTGTATACTTTGGATTTCATTAAAGAGATAATCAAGGCGCGGAAAAATGATATTGTCGGGGTAACCATTGCCAAAGGAAATCGGCTCAAGATCGGGTCCCAGAGATCAAAGATCGTTTATCTGTGCAGCCTTTTTCTGATAATGGGGGTATCGGGCTTTTTACGCTATGCCTTGCAGACTTTTAATTACAAAATCAGAAAAAAAATGCCGTTCGTAGAAAATTCATCTTTAGCGGACTTCGCAGCCCGTCAAGGTATCCCGGTAGATTATACCGATAATCCCAATGCGCCGGATTACCTGGCACAGATAAAGCAAAAAGCCCCGGATGTGATAATCAATCAAAGTCAGTTTATCATCAAAAAAGAACTGCTTTCCATCGCGCCTTTGGGCATGCTCAACCGGCATAACGCATTGTTGCCGAAAAACAGAGGCCGGCTGACACCGTTCTGGGTACTCTACAAAGGAGAGAAGGAAACCGGAGTTTCAATTCATTTTGTGGATCAGGGGATTGATTCCGGCTTAATTGTGGTTCAAAAAAAATTTCCCGTGGCGCATAGAGAGTCCTTCAATTCCCTGGTGAAAAAAAATTATTACTGGGCCCCGAAAGCGATGCTGGAGGCTTTGGATAAGCTTGAAGCAGGCGATACAAATTTTATTGAGAATCCGGATTCCCTGGCAACGTATAACACTGTGCCTACTTTGGGCCAGGCGTGGGAATATAGGATGCGCAGGTTGTGGGATCGGGTTTCTGGCGACGGAGTTGCCGAGTGA
- a CDS encoding RRXRR domain-containing protein, whose protein sequence is MKVYVKSQSGKWLMPTNPANARILLKKGKARVIQRTPFAIQLLYETTEHIQPVTVGIDDGGIHVGIAAVSHGQSLFQQEVVLRSDIKSKLDTRRQYRRSRRHRKTRYRKPRFLNRKQSIPTCKVCGKNAPASKVICRACLRKAEGVHQKYAGIQKKAFRIPPSIKAKKEAIIRVVRQIPLPISNIILEDVYFDFQAMENPGISGKQYQHGDLLYHKNFKQACWVRDKFKCRVCGAESKLQCHHIKPRADGGTNKLSNLMTLCEGCHEKHHKDGLKLPKQKSAFYISAAHVQQGKNYLQAELSRIAPLRTTFGYITAHHRNKAGIEKSHVNDAVLIADKQASPLDRQIQTKHVQLRKRSLHEATARKGRKAPNRTQKRNKKNVFTLKGFNRWDTVQYKGRVGFISGFTGTSSCRIVDIKGNYIKNPEKKYTQVNLREVRKIHENRSIVSYYANSSPTFAIAQEGDSLAGS, encoded by the coding sequence ATGAAAGTGTACGTCAAATCACAATCCGGCAAATGGCTGATGCCGACGAATCCTGCAAATGCCAGGATTCTGCTCAAGAAAGGTAAGGCCAGGGTGATCCAACGGACGCCGTTTGCCATTCAACTGCTTTATGAGACCACGGAACACATACAGCCTGTGACGGTCGGCATTGATGACGGAGGAATCCATGTGGGTATTGCCGCGGTATCCCATGGTCAATCACTATTTCAGCAAGAGGTGGTTTTACGTTCGGATATCAAGTCAAAACTGGATACCCGGAGACAATATCGAAGATCCAGACGACATCGGAAAACAAGATACCGGAAACCCAGATTTCTCAATAGAAAACAGTCCATTCCGACATGCAAGGTATGTGGGAAGAACGCTCCGGCATCCAAAGTAATATGCCGGGCCTGTCTAAGAAAAGCAGAGGGTGTTCACCAGAAATATGCCGGCATCCAAAAGAAAGCCTTTAGAATCCCGCCGTCAATCAAGGCAAAGAAAGAGGCGATTATCCGGGTTGTGAGACAAATCCCATTGCCGATCTCAAACATTATTCTGGAAGACGTTTATTTTGATTTTCAAGCAATGGAGAACCCGGGCATTTCAGGCAAGCAGTATCAGCATGGAGACTTATTGTATCACAAAAATTTCAAGCAGGCGTGTTGGGTTCGCGACAAATTCAAATGCCGTGTTTGTGGGGCGGAATCAAAACTGCAATGCCATCATATAAAGCCGAGAGCCGACGGCGGTACGAACAAATTGTCGAACCTGATGACGCTATGTGAAGGTTGCCATGAAAAGCACCATAAAGACGGCCTGAAACTTCCGAAGCAGAAAAGCGCTTTTTACATTTCAGCCGCGCATGTTCAGCAAGGTAAAAACTATCTGCAAGCGGAGTTGTCCCGAATCGCACCATTACGGACGACATTCGGTTATATCACTGCCCATCATCGAAATAAGGCGGGAATCGAAAAATCCCACGTCAACGATGCTGTTCTCATTGCAGATAAACAGGCCAGTCCTTTGGACCGGCAGATACAGACAAAACATGTGCAATTACGGAAAAGAAGCCTGCATGAAGCAACTGCAAGAAAAGGCAGAAAAGCACCGAATCGAACACAGAAACGGAATAAAAAGAACGTATTTACCCTGAAAGGCTTTAACCGGTGGGATACGGTGCAGTACAAGGGGAGGGTCGGTTTTATATCCGGTTTTACCGGCACTTCATCTTGTCGAATCGTCGATATCAAAGGGAATTATATCAAAAATCCAGAGAAAAAATATACACAGGTAAATTTGCGGGAAGTTAGAAAAATACATGAAAATAGATCAATCGTCAGTTACTACGCCAATTCCTCCCCCACCTTCGCTATCGCTCAGGAAGGGGACTCCTTGGCGGGGAGTTGA